Genomic DNA from Hordeum vulgare subsp. vulgare chromosome 2H, MorexV3_pseudomolecules_assembly, whole genome shotgun sequence:
CGGTCGAAGTGGTAAGTTACGTGCTCAGTCCCGAATACCAGCGAAAATCTAGCTCGCCCCCTccgaattcaaaaacagagacgcGGGCTTCCCGAATTCGGCTGCCACAGTTCGGTCCAATTCGGTGGACCGATTCCCTGTCCATCTGAACAACGGAAATCGGGGAATCCAATGCCAATATCAATATATGGCCCTGAACATGAACATCCAAACGAGGTGTGAAGGAATGGACAGCGAGAATCCACGCCCTGGTGGCTGCCTGCTCTGGCTTGTTGGAGGCGTGGTGATGTTGATCAGGCGGCGTTGCTGCCTCGACGAAGCCCATGGTGGAGGGGCTTGGGTAGCCTGTACGACACTCAAGCGGCGGCTTGGACCGCGATGGCGCGGCAGGTGTGTGTGCGTGCGGTCTGGCATCGCGAGGACCTAGGGTCCGCGGGGTGGAGGCCCAAGGCGGCGAGGAAGTGTGCCCCTGGCGGTGAATGATGCAGATCCAGTCTTCGGCAGTCGTGGTCTTCGCGAGGTGCAGTTTGTTGCGGCGCAGCTTGGTGCTTCTGTGTCGATGGGAAACTTCGATGGTGGTGGTGTTTGGTGGGCTTGCCGACGTCGATGCGGGATAGTTTGTGACTGAGGTGGTGTGGGAACTTGGTAAACATCCTGTCTCGGTCTCGTGTCGTGACCAGCGATGCGGCGGTTATGGCCATCGTTGGTCCTACCCTTCGTGCGCGGATCTGGCCATCTTGGCCTCTTCAGGGGAAACCTTGATCTTTGATTGGACGATGGCGGTGCCTTGGTGTCCTATTCCTTCTTGGGGATTTCGTCTTGGGAGCTAGGCATCGGCGAGCGAGGCCGACAGAAGGCGGCGGTTGTGATGCCATGGCTTCTGTGGCAACGATGATGGTGAGAGCGATGTGGGTGACGCGACAATGGTTGTGGTAGCCGGTTCTTTTTTGATGTATTCGCAGGATGGTCTCGTTTTATTTGTTGATGTGAATTGGAAGTTGTGATGGCGGAGCCCTGTGGTATAAGATGAATGGTTGTAGGTGCCCCGTTCGACGATCTTTTGTGGTATCATTCATGCGTGGTTTCGTCCTTCGTAGCTCTCTGCCAGTCGGAGTAGCGTCTTCTAGTCGTGGGTGTTTGAGTTTTGTCATGAATCTTCATGTAACCCCTCACGACCTCTGCAGTGTGGGTTGAGTCGACGACCACCTATGGCGAAGTCAAAATCGTTTGCTCGGAGTGTACGGATGGTGATGATGCCTCTAGGAAAGGAGCGATGACGATGACGTGTGCGTGTTATCTCGCCGACGCCCTTTTTGAAGTGTTTCATGTGGTTTTTGTGTGTGCCACTCAATAGTTGTGATGATTTTTGCCTGTTCTTCATGGTGACCTCGGCAATCTGTTTTTTGTTTAGTTTTCTTTAATTAACTGAGTAACTATTTTCCTTTTAATGAATGCATGGTAATGAAAATATGATAAAATGATTTAACTGAATAAACATTCCATGTACCTTTTTTATTGAGGAGAATATTGCACGTATATActtcctctgtcccaaaattcttgtcttaggtttgtctagaaatgaatgtatctaaatactaaaatgtgactaggtaaattcatatctaaacaaaacTAAGACAaaaattttgagacggagggagtacatatctagggaaataaaaaaaaattattttacaCACAGGATGGAACACTATAAATGATATGATTTTTTATGGTAAGATCTTCAACATTTTTTGTAAGTTACCTATAGCCTCGGTTTGGATCTTCACGCGGACGTTGCTCACTCGTGTGGACTACATGAAGCTTATGAGTATTGGGTACAATCGATGAAAGACGGTTGCACGGGTTATTTTCAGCTGATTTGAATACCGAGTTAATAATAGATTATGTGTACAGATATCGTACCTTGATTTCTTTATCTTGCGGGATGTGACAGTTTTtattaagtactccctccgttcctcaaTATAAGTCTTATAAGAGATTTTATtaggtgactacatacgaaacataatgagtgaatctacactttaaaatatatctatatacatctgtatgtagtcttctaatagAATCtcttcaaagacttatatttaggaagagAGGGAGTACTTGCTTTTGTTATGTTTAAATTACTAGTAAATTAGAAGATATACATACTTCGACAAAATAAACTAATTTTCACTTTTCTAAAGCCACGACACTGCTTTTCGGTAGGACAATCTGGTGTGGGTGCCACCTGATGGCGCCTCCTATGGCAGGCCTGTGCGCACTTATCTTGTTTCTGCACATCTTGATCCGCCTGAGTGAAAGTTGGGTGGTGCCTTTTTCTCTTTGTTGTTTGTGTTTCATGCCCAGTTACATAAAAGCAATGCTAGCCTGCTCCTAACATATTATTATAACAAGGTTTAATCGCATCAAAGTCGAAGGAGCTAATTTGGTGCAAGAAAAAAAGCGGGCAAAAAAATCCTCGCCAAGGCCACAAAGAGAATTAAATACAGTGGTAGCTACTCTCAAAAAATAGAGGTAAAATGTATAGCTACAACAAGCAAAGATCTTCTGGAATGGCCTTTTGTAAGACTACCTGACTACTTGCAGACTTTCAATCAAGAATATTTGACTACTTGTAGACTGTTTTTTATTTACTGTCAAATATAGCAGCAGACAGTAACACTTGCACCCTCTCGTAAAGGGTTACCTCCTCGAGGAGTTCTACAATAGTTTCACCAACTGGTTCACTTTTGCGTTTTTGTCAATCCCAGCAATCTTCATAGCTAGTCAATTGATTACTTCCATGTGACCATCCATCCATAAGAGAGAGGCCCGCAATTGAGAAGCTTTCTAAAAGAGGTCAAACTCACGAAATTGAAAGCACACTGCATTATCAAGAGATATATCATCTAACCAACCAGCATTGGGGAAATCAGCACCCAAAAAATCGTCCTCCTCATACccactgcccatgatgcttacctgtttagagaAGAAGTGTCAAGAGATGGTTATCTGTTGTGGTACTAAACAAGAAGGTGATAAAAAATAGGAAGAGATCGTAGGTTGTTACCTGCTTCCCATTAACCTCCTCCTCTCCTCGTCAGGTCACCATCCATGCTTCCTCATGCTGCCAATACTGCACACTCTGTGGTTGGTTCCTTCAATGTGTGGCCACAAGAGATGGTTATGCTATTATTATTTCTATAAACTAAAATATATGTTAAACCGTCCGCATGATTAATAACATATCACAATTAAAATTTTAACTTCTAGCTTGCACACATCCATCCTGCACACAACTGGTACCTCCTCCCAGGCTTAATCCATCTCAGTAAAACAAATTAAGTACGGTTAAGCAAGCATCACTCAGGCGTACAATCTTCTGCTCCTTCTGTACTTGCACCATCTGGGGAACAAAATTACAGTTTGGTTAAGCAACCATTATTAAAAAAAACAAGTAGCATGGGTCTGCAACTCTGCATTAATAATCATATAATTTGTACCAAATAAGAAAAGATGGTTAAGAGGGCTCCCTCGTACTCATATCTAATATGATTACAATATGTGCAATACATTAACATGTCATTGTCAATTTGAGCTATTAATTATTCTACTAACCAACTAAAATGGCAAAGCAGACATCATCATCCCCCAGCCATAAATTCTAAAATGTCTAGAGCAAAGAATAAACATACGTTTTTCTCGACCTTGATGGGAATCGAACCATAGGCACCAGCAAAAATATTAAGGTTTAGCGGAAATGTTTAAACATTGTACCTTTCAACAAATGCTAATACTTGGCGCCCCATGTCTTCAGTTGCTGATGTCTGTGAGTTTAATTATTAGTAGACCGTCAGACACAATTACAGAAATATCACATGAGTATGCATACCTTTGATTCTAGGTTCGCCGAGATAGCTGATTTCACTAATGATTTAGCACAGTCTAGTTGGGTTTGGTCAACTGCAATAAAAAATGATGTTTCAGCCAATAAATGAACCATAAAAAACCCAATGACTAATGAACAAACATAGAAGAGTTAAAGTCATCCGTCAAAAGATAACACCAGGACAGTTTGGGTTTAGGAACAAATGCTGCATCCTGATAATGAAATGATATCTTTGGCAGTCGCCTATGAGCAGAGTACAATAGCTAAATATGAAATATTGTGTTTTTCGTGTATAATACCACCAACTCACCGAATCTAGCAATAAATGATAAGTGAACTGGACGGTTTATGTTCTTACCTGGAAAAAAGAAAAGCTACCAACTTAAATATTTGCAAGTATTCTTATCCAAAtgataacaacaaaataaagttCCCACATAACATGAATCATGCATAACAGGGCTTGGTTATCAAAAGATAAATGATACGTCAACCAACAAAAGGCATAAATGATACCTACAGTTGATGTATGAATTCTAAAAATGACAGTGTTACTGTGAACATCCTTGAAAGCATAGCTCGATATGATTTGGTCAAATTCATTTACAAGGGGATCTGCACAAAGCAACCACAATGCAAGGGGCTCCCGATGCAGGTGACGCACTTGCGGCCTTCGGGCATCGACCCCATCATCCTCAGCACGAAGTAGCCGCAGTACCTGGCGTCGCAGACGATGCAGGCCTCCTTGCTCTCCCATTTCCTCTTCCCACACCGGTTGCACGCCATCCGCCTCCGGCGACGCCTCTTCTCCTGCTTGGTGACGGCCACGTACTGCTCCGGCATGTCGTCGCCGCTCCCGCCGTACTTACTGTCCGGCGTGAACCCGAAGGTCACCACGGGGGCCCTCCTCCCGTCCCGGCTCCCCGGGCCCGGCGAGCTCTGCGCCGAGCCGTGCGACCGCGACCGagagtcgtcgtcctcgtcgtcgaacTCATCGTTCTGCATGCAGCACCGAGTTGACGGACCCCGAGCTGCCGTCGCCGCCCTGCCTGGCGGCCGCCGCGGGCTCCGCGCACCAGGCGATCCGGGACACGGGGAGGCGGACCGGCTCGACCACCAGCGCCACAGGGAGCCCTCGGGTGTGGGGTCCCGACGCACGCTCCGCCGTGGGGATCTCCGCGGGGATCTCCACCGGGTCGACCCTGGGGAGGTCGTAGGGCACCGGCGGGCTGTCGTATACGAGCGCGATGGAGTAGTTGAGGTTCTCCGGGACGGGGGCGTCGGGGGGCAGGATCTGCCGCATCATCTCCTGCCAGCTGTCGCCGTCCGCCGCCTCTGCCTCCACCATGGCGCGGCGGATCTGGACGGCGCCGGAGCGCTAAAAGCTCGCGCCTTTGCCCGTCAAAAACCCCAATTAATGCTTGATACGGGGGCGCCGTGAGGCTGGGCTGGGCTACGGCGCGGCGGAGGGGGCGAGTGGGATGGGGAGTGCGGGTGCTAGTGGGGAATGAGAGGCTGGTGCGGGGGCGAGCGGGGGAAAAGAGATGCGGTCATCCTCCGCTGGTGATGGCGACGCTGCTCGCGACAACAGTTCgcgacggcggcggaggcggaggcgtacggggaggggaagggggaggcggaggcggacggGGAGGGGCAGGCGTTAATTGTGGCTAAATTTCTGTAGTTGATTGGCTCGTTTTTTTTGCGGGGAGGTGCAACAGTTGGATCTATTTTTGTTTGCTCGCTATAaggaggtggagcacggtcagCCTTTGGTGAATTTGGTAACTATACACCGTCGTGGTGCATGGATGGAGGAAGGCCGTTAGATTGTAATTTATTGACTAATTATGTGATGGTGATTGGTGTTTGTTTTTTGTGGTGTAATAGCTGTGTGTACTTAGAGAAGTTCTCGTTTGatcttttattagtagtatagatgaATCGTTCATGATTTTAAgactttatttttatgttttatgtAATAATATGACTGCTTGCATAGTTCATGCAGAAGTatttcattcccacacacacaaaaaaaagccAGGCAGGCAGGCTGTTTCGGATTCAATTTCTACTCCGATTCCTGGTCGTTGATCCACACAAACTTCACATTCCGAACCCGGGCAGATTTCGGTGTCGATACCGACGGCTCTATTTAATCGCCACCGCATCTACCTCCTGCTCGACGATTCGTGATGCACGTAGAGGTAGCTCACCGATGGCTAGGAGCGGCAGGGATGGAttcctgcgccgccgccgccggccacatGCCGTCCATGGTGATGACCGGATTAGCGCCCTATCCGACGATCTCCTCCTCGACATCCTTGGCCGCCTGGACACCCGCACGGTCCTCGGCGCCGGGATGCTCTCCAAGCGCTGGGCCGGCCTCGCCCGCGAGCTCCCCGCCCTCGACTTCATCGTCGGAGACATACTCCCGCCGCGCTACCACCGATTGGTCCTCCATCATCGGGACTCCGAGGCAAGCCATTCGAAGTACAAATTCGGCAGGCCAAGGGTGGAGAAGGCCATGCCTCACATCCGGAGGTACGAGCGCCGCGCCATGCGCGCCCTGACCAGCTCCGTCGAGAGCCTCTTGGACGATGGTgtcggccggaggatcagcctcaGGAGGCTGACGCTCGAGTTCTTCTCCACCCACAACACCGGCTGCATCAACCGGCTCATCTCCAGGGCCATCGATGCGTGGGAGGTCCAAGACCTTGTTGCCGTCGCCAGGCCGGTCTACTCGCAGCGCCGAAAGTTCCACGCCTTCCCCAGCCAGGGCATCTGCGAGGCCCCGCACGCGTCGCCGTCGCGCCTGCGAAGCCTCAACCTCCGAGGCTGCGCGCTCCCGTCCCTGCACGGGCACGCCGCGCTCACCGTGCTCGTCCTGCAGGACACGCCCATGTCGACGCCGGAGTCGGCGTACGCGGGCATCCTCACCTCGTGCCCGCAGCTGCAGGTGCTTCACCTCATCTCCTGCTACAGCGCGGGCATTGGGCAGATCGTCGTGGACGCCCCCGGGTCAGACCTGAGGGAGCTCGTCGTCGACGACTGCGCCGGGTTCATGTGGATACGCCTGCGGGCTCTTCCCAGGCTCGAGCGCCTCGCCTCCCTGGGCACCAGGGTGGTCTTCGAGTCCGACGCCGCCTCGTTTCCCTGCCTCCGGCAATGCAACCTAGCCCTGTGCATGGGTGTCACGGAGCAGGCGGCTCGGCGACGCTCTGCGCCACGCACCAAGCTGGAGCTTGGCGCGTTTGTGGGACGCATCCCGGACGTAACGGACCTGATTGTTCGGTTCACTGGACCTGACAGATGGATCGTGCCATCCGTTTCCTCGCCGTCCCTGCTGCCTAATCTCCGGCGTCTGCTGGTCGCCGACGTGCCTCGGTGCTGGGACGTCTCGTGGCCCCGTCTCCTCCTTGAGACGGCGCCTTCCCTCGAGACCCTCCATGTCCACATTGCCCCGCCGCCCTGCAAAGGGGAAGAGCAACCCAGCAGCCGCGATGAGATATCGTGGCAGCCCGCCATGCCTGGGCACCGTCGCCTCAAGGAGTTTGTGATGGTTGGTTTTGAGGGGACGGAGAGGCAGGTTTACCTCCTCAGGTTTGTCA
This window encodes:
- the LOC123428661 gene encoding uncharacterized protein LOC123428661 — translated: MARSGRDGFLRRRRRPHAVHGDDRISALSDDLLLDILGRLDTRTVLGAGMLSKRWAGLARELPALDFIVGDILPPRYHRLVLHHRDSEASHSKYKFGRPRVEKAMPHIRRYERRAMRALTSSVESLLDDGVGRRISLRRLTLEFFSTHNTGCINRLISRAIDAWEVQDLVAVARPVYSQRRKFHAFPSQGICEAPHASPSRLRSLNLRGCALPSLHGHAALTVLVLQDTPMSTPESAYAGILTSCPQLQVLHLISCYSAGIGQIVVDAPGSDLRELVVDDCAGFMWIRLRALPRLERLASLGTRVVFESDAASFPCLRQCNLALCMGVTEQAARRRSAPRTKLELGAFVGRIPDVTDLIVRFTGPDRWIVPSVSSPSLLPNLRRLLVADVPRCWDVSWPRLLLETAPSLETLHVHIAPPPCKGEEQPSSRDEISWQPAMPGHRRLKEFVMVGFEGTERQVYLLRFVMAVCSTALRHVAVFKKGHVRNKGQWDWELVTQQQHSPWTDEEKDDTLKQIMNGVPSSSAASPVIVFG